A genomic window from Flavobacterium hankyongi includes:
- a CDS encoding superoxide dismutase: MAFELPQLPYAYDALEPHIDARTMEIHHSKHHNAYTTNLNAAIAGTDLEGKSIEEILKNLDMTKAAIRNNGGGFYNHNLFWTVMSPNGGGEPTGELANAINSAFGSFAAFKETFSKAGATQFGSGWAWLCVKDGKLEVCGTPNQDNTLMPGVGCGGTPILGMDVWEHAYYLNYQNRRPDYIEAFFNVINWTEVARRYAEAK; encoded by the coding sequence ATGGCTTTTGAGTTACCACAATTACCTTATGCATATGATGCATTAGAACCACATATAGATGCTAGAACAATGGAAATCCATCATTCTAAACACCATAATGCTTACACAACAAATCTAAATGCTGCCATTGCAGGAACAGATTTAGAAGGAAAATCTATTGAAGAGATTCTTAAAAATCTTGACATGACCAAAGCTGCTATTCGCAATAATGGTGGTGGCTTTTACAATCACAATTTATTTTGGACCGTAATGTCTCCAAATGGCGGTGGTGAGCCTACAGGAGAATTAGCTAATGCTATCAATTCTGCTTTTGGAAGTTTTGCTGCTTTCAAAGAAACTTTTTCTAAAGCTGGAGCAACTCAATTTGGTTCTGGATGGGCTTGGTTATGTGTTAAAGATGGAAAATTAGAAGTTTGCGGAACTCCAAATCAAGACAACACATTAATGCCTGGCGTTGGTTGTGGCGGAACTCCAATTTTAGGAATGGATGTTTGGGAACATGCTTATTACCTCAACTATCAAAACCGTCGTCCTGACTACATTGAAGCTTTCTTTAATGTAATTAATTGGACGGAAGTAGCAAGACGTTACGCGGAAGCAAAATAA